In the genome of Phlebotomus papatasi isolate M1 chromosome 2, Ppap_2.1, whole genome shotgun sequence, one region contains:
- the LOC129805014 gene encoding lipase 3-like codes for MLTVVALSYVEGQTETVLDDTEYPGMPEMVIQNGYPVENHVVTTSDGYVLTMHRIPHGKVPDDTKRPVVFLQHALFSSSADWVVVGPARALGYLLADHGYDVWMGNARGNTYSREHEILDPNSEEFWDFSWHEIGIYDLSAMLDYVTTNTGLAKVHYVGHAQGVTSLLVLLSILTDYNNYFLSISALSPVAYMYHCKSPIMRALALLQLPMEVLIAISGNGEFILSSELIQSTNSVTCMNGSPVQEVCANIIFLMSGYDSEQLNRTELPAIMSNLPAPVSNRQIIHFSQSINVNNFRQYDYGPIENLDKYGTLTPPEYALEKITAAIGLFYGKNDWIADVVDVEHLYSKLPNVVKYHEVPYDKFTHLDFLYAIDVKPLFYDDLIAFIDSSNI; via the exons ATGTTAACCGTGGTAGCCCTTAGTTATGTCGAAGGTCAAACTGAAACTGTGCTAGATGACACGGAATATCCCGGAATG ccGGAAATGGTCATCCAGAATGGATATCCCGTGGAAAATCATGTGGTTACAACTTCGGATGGATATGTACTAACAATGCATCGTATACCTCATGGAAAAGTTCCCGACGATACAAAGAGGCCGGTTGTATTTCTTCAACACGCACTTTTTAGTTCTTCAGCAGACTGGGTTGTCGTCGGACCTGCACGCGCTTTGGGATATCTCCTTGCTGATCATGGTTATGATGTCTGGATGGGAAATGCCAGAGGAAATACATATTCTAGGGAACACGAAATCCTTGATCCTAATTCAGAAGAATTTTGGGATTTCAGTTGGCACGAAATAGGAATTTATGACTTAAGTGCCATGTTGGACTACGTTACGACCAATACAGGATTAGCCAAAGTTCATTACGTTGGCCACGCTCAAGGAGTAACTTCCCTTTTAGTTTTGCTTTCCATTCTAACTGACTACAACAACTACTTCCTTTCAATTTCTGCTTTGTCACCCGTAGCGTATATGTATCACTGTAAAAGTCCTATTATGCGTGCTTTGGCATTATTACAGCTTCCTATGGAAGTACTCATTGCCATTTCAGGAAACGGTGAATTTATACTAAGTAGTGAATTGATACAATCAACAAACTCTGTAACATGTATGAATGGTTCACCAGTCCAGGAGGTTTGTGCTAATATTATCTTCCTCATGAGTGGTTACGATTCTGAACAACTCAATCGA ACTGAACTACCAGCTATAATGTCGAACTTACCTGCTCCAGTTtcaaatagacaaattattcaCTTCAGCCAGAGCATTAATGTCAACAATTTCCGGCAATATGACTATGGACCAATAGAAAATTTGGACAAATATGGGACACTAACTCCACCAGAATATGCTCTTGAAAAAATCACTGCTGCTATTGGTCTATTCTATGGTAAGAACGACTGGATAGCTGATGTTGTAGATGTTGAGCATTTATATTCTAAACTACCTAATGTAGTTAAATATCATGAGGTGCCTTATGACAAATTCACTCACCTTGATTTTCTATATGCTATCGATGTTAAGCCTTTGTTCTATGACGATTTGATTGCATTTATTGACAGTAGCAATATCTGA